The nucleotide sequence GTATATTTCCTAGCCCGAATACGCTTGGCATTTTCCCAAGAGTAGGCCAATGCAGAGATAATCACACCTAATAGAACGGCAATGGCCAAGTTGTGGGTAATGGCGGTAATCAAGGTTACCAAGACCATAACCACTACATCGGACTTTGGCATCTTTCCAAAAGTCTTAAAGCTCGCCCATTCAAAAGTACCAATGGCCACCATAAACATTAACCCGACCAATGCGGCCATAGGCAACTGTTCGATAAGACTAGAGCCAAACATGATAAAAACCAATAGCATAATCGCTGCAGTAATACCTGACAAACGTGCCCTAGCTCCTGAAGAGGTATTGATCAAACTCTGACCGATCATAGCGCAACCGCCCATTCCTGACAAGAAACCGGAAAGGATGTTGGCCGTTCCTTGGGCAACGCATTCTTTGTTTCCGCTACCCCTGGTATCCGTAATTTCATCGATAATATTCAAGGTTAACAAACTTTCAATCAAGCCAACACCTGCAACAATGGCGGCGTAAGGGAAAATTATACTAAGTGTTTTAAGCGTCATTGGCAATTGGGGAATGGACAACGGGGGAAAACCACCTTTGATCGTTTCTCCTTCACCCATGGTATCGGCCACGGTAAGGGTGTCAACGCCAAAACCGATAACTATTGCAGAGACTACAACAATGGCCAACAATGAAGAGGGGATGGCCTTGGTCAACTTTGGAAAACCCCAAATGATAACCATGGTCAACAACGTAAGTCCTAGCATAATATACATAGATGGCCCGGTCAACAATTGATCCGTACCCTTTTGATAGAAGTTAGGAAACTGTGCCATAAAAATGATAATGGCCAAACCATTAACAAATCCAAACATTACCGGATGCGGCACCAAGCGAATGAATTTACCCAACCTTAGTACACCGGCCAGAATCTGTAGTACTCCCGCAATGATGACGGTAGCAAAAACATAGTTCAATATGGTTTCGGGCTCAATACCCGGAAACGTGCGTTTCAACTCTAAAATCAATCCGACAAAAATTACGGCTACGGCGCCCGTGGCTCCGGAAATCATACCAGGACGACCTCCGAGAATAGAAGTTACCAAACAAAGAATAAAGGCCGCATATAAACCCGTTAACGGAGAAAACCCCGGAATAAGGGCGAATGCAATGGCCTCGGGAACCAAGGCCAAGGCCACGGTAAGACCCGATAGAATCTCGGTCTTGTAATCTACCTTTTGCTTAAAATCGAATAAATTGAAATACTTCTTCACGACAGTAGGATTTTGAGCGGGCAAAAATACACCAAAATACCCTATAAGCCATAGACTAGGGGATTAAATGCATTTGAAGAAATTACAACTATAAATATCTGAACATCAAAATATTACTATTTAAGCTTATTTCCTTACAAAGAATAGCCCGTAAGAAATATAACAGAAAAACCGATCCTATAAAAAAAGAACCGCCCCAAGCATTGCTGCCCAGGGCGATTCCTAACTAAATAACCAACCAAAAAACGTTTATATATCTCTACTTCTTTTCACCTTCATAATGGGATTGGAAGTCTTTTTTCTCTTTTTTTCAACTGCGCCTTTTCCGGCTTTTAAGTACTGTTGATAGCCTCTTCCCCTAAATTCGTAAACCGTTTTGCTACGGGGGTGATACAGCTCGATAGTACTATCATTAATAACGTACAATTCAAAATAATCATTGCTCGATAAACGGTAGTCCAGTGTTAAAGTTTTGAGCGTTTCATCGTTTTCTATGTCATACACCGAGTAATTCCCTTCAAAATCCCACTGAAGGTCTACCAAGCGTGTTCCAGGGGCATCGATCGACGATCTAAAATAGCCCGGATTAAACTGTAAAAAGTTCTCGTTGTCAAATTCGTTCAAGGCACCTTCAAGACTTGTATATGTCTTTTCCCAAGCATCATATTCTTGTAAGAAATAGTTGATGTTATCATAGAACACCATGTCATAATCAAAGTTACCCACCTGATATCCCTTTAAAAAATACGAAGTATCGGAGCGTGCATCATAGAGTTCTATGGTATTACCGTTTACGGCAAACACATCTAAAAACCATTGTCCATCTACATCGTGATCGATTTCCACGGCACCACGTACCGTATCGTAAAAACCTACATCGATTCCAAAACCGTTTCCGGTCTTTCCTATCCCTACAATATTATTGTTAGCGTACAAGGTCCCCCTATCAAAGGAAATCGTAAACGCCCGTTGTAAAAAAGGTACTTCCCCATTTCCCCTAGTAGCGTTTATATCAACATACCACAGGTCATATGCGTGTAGCACTTGACTTGTATTGTATACGGGTTCATCTATATATTCATCTTCAACGATAACTTCAGTGTAGCATGACGTCATTAAAACGCCCATAAGTACGGAGGTCAAAAGTAGTTTTGCTTTCATAATCTTGGTATTATAGTTCACACTTCAAAAATCAATCACCGTGCCAAGTTTTTTAACAAACTGTTAATCAGCACTTAAGGTTTCAATTTTTAAATTAACTAGTTTTGTACCTAGTGAAACCCCAATACCCACAACCAACCATACCATAGTAACTAAGTCATTTATCATAGCACCATGACCAAAAAATTTACAGTATTAGGCGGCGGAAGCTGGGCTACGGCCATTGTAAAAATGCTTTGTGTGAACCAAGAAAAAGTGGGTTGGTACATGCGAAATTCAGATGCCGTAGGTTTTATCAACATTCAAAAACACAACCCCAATTATCTAACATCGGTAACATTTGACACCGATAAACTTGAGCTTACCGACGACATCAACAAGGCGGTCAGCAATTCTGACATTCTCATATTTGCCATACCTTCGGCTTTTCTTGAGGGCGAGTTGCAAAAAATCAAAGGTTCGCTAAAAGATAAAATCGTGTTTTCGGCCATCAAAGGCATTGTACCCGAAACAGGATTGATCGTGGGCGAGCATTTTCACAAAAAATACGGAATACCCTTTGAGAACATTGGCGTTATTGCCGGGCCTTGCCATGCCGAAGAGGTTGCCCTAGAACGTCTATCGTACCTGACCATAGCCTGTGCAGATACGAAAAAAGCCAAATTTGTAGCCAAAAACCTGAGCAGTAGCTACATCAAGACCAAGACCACCAATGATATCATCGGTACGGAATACGCGGCCATGCTAAAGAACATCTATGCCATAGCAGCCGGTATAGCCCATGGCCTTGGCTACGGCGACAATTTTCAGAGCGTACTCATGAGCAATGCCATTCGGGAGATGAAACGCTTTACCAAGCGCATACACAAAATAGACCGCAACATCAACGAGTCGGCTTATTTGGGAGACCTGTTAGTAACCGGTTATTCTACCTTTAGCCGTAACCGCATGTTCGGTAATATGATCGGCAAGGGATACACCGTAAAAAGCGCCCAAATGGAGATGCGTATGGTAGCCGAGGGCTATTATGCCACGGCCAGTGCCTACAAACTGAAATCGAGCTTCAAGAAGAAGGTCAAAACCCCGATTATCGATGCCGTATACGCCGTTCTCTACGAAGGAAAAAGTGCCAGTAAAGTCTTCAAGGGCCTTACCGATAAATTAGATTAACCATACCAGATAAAGGTAAAAAAGAATCGGGCCGCAGTTTACAACTACGGCCCGATTTCCAACTCAACTTATTTTTAAAATTACCCAAATAGGTTATCCACGATCTAGGGAAAAATTAGAATGCTCGTCTAATTCGTTTTCCAAAATCTTTCGCCATGAGACCAGTTGTTCATCGGTTACGGCAAAAATGGATTTAAATTCTTCCAGAATAGGCTCCATTAGCGTTCTCACGCTATCAATATCAAAGTACAGTCGGCCCGTTCTTCTAATGAAAAAATCCATGGGATTCTGCACCATTTCATAGTCGATGCAGAAACGCAGTTCGGCCTTTGCCAAACG is from Zobellia galactanivorans and encodes:
- a CDS encoding SulP family inorganic anion transporter, coding for MKKYFNLFDFKQKVDYKTEILSGLTVALALVPEAIAFALIPGFSPLTGLYAAFILCLVTSILGGRPGMISGATGAVAVIFVGLILELKRTFPGIEPETILNYVFATVIIAGVLQILAGVLRLGKFIRLVPHPVMFGFVNGLAIIIFMAQFPNFYQKGTDQLLTGPSMYIMLGLTLLTMVIIWGFPKLTKAIPSSLLAIVVVSAIVIGFGVDTLTVADTMGEGETIKGGFPPLSIPQLPMTLKTLSIIFPYAAIVAGVGLIESLLTLNIIDEITDTRGSGNKECVAQGTANILSGFLSGMGGCAMIGQSLINTSSGARARLSGITAAIMLLVFIMFGSSLIEQLPMAALVGLMFMVAIGTFEWASFKTFGKMPKSDVVVMVLVTLITAITHNLAIAVLLGVIISALAYSWENAKRIRARKYTDENGVKHYEIYGPLFFGSTTLFSEKFDIANDPKEVVIDFKESRVADMSGIEALNKITERYAKAGKKVHLRHLSKDCIRLLANAEDIIDVNVMEDPTYKVAVDKPEIEI
- a CDS encoding NAD(P)H-dependent glycerol-3-phosphate dehydrogenase; translation: MTKKFTVLGGGSWATAIVKMLCVNQEKVGWYMRNSDAVGFINIQKHNPNYLTSVTFDTDKLELTDDINKAVSNSDILIFAIPSAFLEGELQKIKGSLKDKIVFSAIKGIVPETGLIVGEHFHKKYGIPFENIGVIAGPCHAEEVALERLSYLTIACADTKKAKFVAKNLSSSYIKTKTTNDIIGTEYAAMLKNIYAIAAGIAHGLGYGDNFQSVLMSNAIREMKRFTKRIHKIDRNINESAYLGDLLVTGYSTFSRNRMFGNMIGKGYTVKSAQMEMRMVAEGYYATASAYKLKSSFKKKVKTPIIDAVYAVLYEGKSASKVFKGLTDKLD